In one window of Ovis aries strain OAR_USU_Benz2616 breed Rambouillet chromosome 3, ARS-UI_Ramb_v3.0, whole genome shotgun sequence DNA:
- the PLEKHA5 gene encoding pleckstrin homology domain-containing family A member 5 isoform X32 yields the protein MAADLNLEWICSLPRSWTYGITRGGRVFFINEEAKSTTWLHPVTGEAVVTGHRRQSTDLPTGWEEAYTFEGARYYIKWY from the exons ATGGCGGCGGATCTGAACCTGGAGTGGATCTGCTCCCTGCCCCGCTCCTGGACTTACGGGATCACCAGGGGCGGCCGCGTCTTCTTCATCAA CGAGGAGGCGAAGAGCACCACCTGGCTGCACCCCGTCACCGGCGAGGCCGTGGTCACCGGGCACCGGCGGCAGAGCACAG ATTTGCCTACTGGCTGGGAAGAAGCATATACTTTTGAAGGTGCAAGATACTATATAAA